The Ralstonia sp. RRA DNA segment CGTAGCCCAGCACCGCTTCAATCTCCGACGATGCCTTACGCGCAATCAGCCGGGCCTCGGCCGACGAGTAGTTCGTCAGCCCCCGCGCCACCTCACGACCGGCCGCATCCACGCAGGAGATCACCTCCCCGCGCGCAAACTCGCCCTGCACTTCGGTCACGCCGATCGGCAGCAACGACTTGCCGCCCGCGGTGAGCTTGTCCACTGCACCGGCGTCCAGCACCACGCGACCACGCAATTGCAGATGGTCGATCATCCACTGTTTGCGAGCCGCCATGCGCCCGGTCTGCGCGCGCAGTTGCGTGCCGATAGCCTCGCCGTTGGCCAGCCGCGCGAGCACGTCGGCCTCACGCCCCGAGGCGATGATGGTGTGCGCCCCAGATTTGGCCGCACGCTTGGCCGCCAGAATCTTGGTCAGCATGCCGCCCTTGCCGATGCTGGAGCCTGCGCCACCGGCCATCTGTTCCAGGTCAGGCATGCCGGCTTGTGCCTCATCGACGAAGCGCGCGTCCGGGTCCTTGCGTGGGTCGGCCGTGTACAGGCCACGCTGGTCGGTCAGGATGATCAGCGCGTCGCCTTCGATCAAGTTGGTGACGAGCGCGCCCAGCGTGTCGTTGTCGCCGAATTTGATTTCATCGGTGACGACGGTGTCGTTCTCGTTGATGATCGGCACCACGCCCAGGCTCAGCAGCGTGAGCAGCGTGGAACGCGCATTGAGGTAGCGCTCGCGATCCGCCAGATCGCCATGCGTGAGCAGCACCTGCGCCGTACGGATGCCGTGCCGCGCGAACTCGGATTCATACACCTGCGCCAGCCCCATCTGTCCGACGGCAGCGGCGGCCTGCAGCTCATGGATTTCCTTCGGGCGCTTGGTCCAACCCAGCCGCTGCATGCCCTCGGCGATGGCGCCAGAGCTCACCAGCACGACCTCTTTACCAGCCGCACGCAGCGCAGCGATCTGCGCCGCCCAGCGGGCGATGGCCGCCTGGTCCAGACCGCGACCATCGTTGGTGACCAGGCTGGAACCAACCTTGACGACAAGGCGGCGCGCATCGGCAATCAGCGAACGCAGGGCCATGGTGGGCGTGTCTCCGAAGGATGTTGGTGTTGTGTGTTTTATGCGTTGGCGCTGTCGTCGCCGCTGTCATGACTGACGTTGTGCAGCGACGGGTCCAGACGTTGGTCAGGTGCAGCCGCTGCGGCGTCCTCTTCGGCGCGCAGCTCGTCGAGATACTCCTGAATGGCGTGCACCAGTGCCTGCGTGCCATCGTGCGTCAGCGCAGAAATGCGGTGCACTGGGCCCTTCCACTTGAAGCGCTTGACGAAGTCCTTCACGCGGGCTTCGCGTTCGTCCTCGGGCACCATGTCGAGCTTGTTGAGCACCAGCCAGCGCGGCTTGTCGTACAGCTCAGCATCGTATTTCTTCAGCTCGCCGACGATGGCCTTGGCTTCAGCTACCGGGTCGACTGCCTCGTCGAACGGGGCAAGGTCCACCACGTGCAGCAGCACGCGCGTGCGCTGCAGGTGTCGCAGGAACTGGTGACCCAGGCCCGCACCTTCGGCAGCGCCTTCGATCAGGCCGGGAATGTCGGCCACCACGAACGACTTCGACGGGCCCGTGCGCACCACACCGAGGTTCGGGTGCAGCGTCGTGAACGGGTAGTCGGCGATCTTCGGGCGCGCGTTGGAAATAGCGGTGATCAGTGTCGACTTGCCGGCGTTCGGCATGCCGAGCAGACCCACATCGGCTAGCACCTTCAGCTCGAGGCGCAGGTTGCGGCGCTCGCCGGCCTTGCCGTCGGTCTTCTGGCGCGGTGCGCGGTTGGTACTCGACTTGAAGTGGATGTTGCCCCAGCCGCCCTCGCCGCCCTGCGCCAGGCACAGGCGCTGGCCGTCGAGCGTCAGGTCGGCGATCAGCTCTTCCGTGTCGGCGTCGTAGATGGCAGTGCCGACCGGCATGCGCAGCGTGATGTCTTCACCAGCAGCGCCATAGCAATCCGCACCGCGGCCGTTTTCGCCGTTGCGCGCAAGGTGCTTCTTGGCGAAGCGGTAGTCGATCAGGGTGTTGATGTTGCGGTCAGCCACCGCCCACACGCTGCCACCGCGCCCGCCGTCGCCGCCATCCGGCCCGCCGAACGGGACGAATTTCTCGCGGCGCATCGAGGCGCTGCCGTTGCCGCCGTCACCAGCGATCACTTCAATCCGGGCTTCGTCGATGAACTTCATGGAGGTCTCCGCCCGTGCGGCGTGCGCACGGCAGGTAAAAGAATCGGCGCTGCTGCGCCATCGCTAACAGAACGCGCCTGGAACATCGTACTGCCCAGGATCAGGCATCGCGTTTTGTTAGCGTCAGAAACGAAAAAGCCCCGCACGGGGTGCGGGGCCTTTTGACTACAAGGCTGAATCAGGCCGCCGGAACAACGTCGACGAACTGCTTCTTGCCTTCGCCGCGGTTGGCGAACTTCACGTGGCCATCGACCAGCGCGAAGAGGGTGTGGTCCTTGCCCATACCCACGTTCACGCCAGCGTGCGTGCGGGTGCCGCGTTGGCGAACGATGATGCCGCCAGCGTTGATGGCTTGGCCACCGTACACCTTAACGCCCAGGCGCTTCGACTCGGAATCGCGGCCGTTCCGTGTGGAACCGCCGCCTTTTTTCTGTGCCATGACTGAACTCCTATCCGGTTACGTAGACGATGCAGCCTTAGGCCACGATCGAGTCGATACGCAACTCGGTGTAATTTTGACGATGCCCTTGGCGCTTTTGGTAGTGCTTACGACGGCGCATCTTGAAGATGTGCACTTTGTCGTGACGACCGTGGGAGATGACGGTGGCTTTGACGGCAGCACCGCTCACCAGAGGCGCACCAACCTTGAGTTGGTCGCCAGCGCCCACTGCGAGCACCTGGTCAAGCGTGATTTCTGCGCCAACGTCCGCCGGTATCTGTTCTACTTTAAGTTTTTCGCCAGCAGCAACCTTGTATTGCTTACCGCCGGTTTTTACGACCGCGTACATTGTCGGACCTCGATAAAAGAACGTTAATTCTTGAACTAAACGTGACTCTTGCGCCGCCTGCAACCCGTCTGCACGGAAAGCGGACACAGAGAACTCGCAACTATACAAGAAAAACCCAAGCAAATCAAAGGCTAATCGCGTATTGCCCGCGCAACGGCCTGCCACGCCACTTGGCTGTCGCCGCACTGCCGGGGCAAGTCACCTGCTTGCTCTATAATCTCGCGGTTTTTGCGCCGCATCGAACGCGCGCAAGCCAATCATCCGTCACACCGCCTTCCGCCGGAATTCGCCTTGACCCAGACCTCCGCCTCCGTCCTGCTCGCCCCTGTCGCTGAAGACATGCGCGCCGTCGATGCCGTGATCCGCCGCCGCTTGGGCTCCGAGGTGGTGCTGATCAACCAGATTGGCGAATACATCATCAGCGCCGGCGGCAAGCGCCTGCGTCCGGTGATCCTGCTGCTGGTGGCCAATGCGCTGGGTTACAAGGGCGAGTATCACCATGAGCTGGCCGCGGTGGTCGAGTTCATCCACACCGCCACGCTGCTGCACGACGACGTGGTCGACGAGTCCGACCTGCGCCGCGGCCGCAAGACCGCCAACGCTGTGTTCGGCAATGCAGCCAGCGTGCTGGTGGGCGACTTCCTGTACTCGCGCGCCTTCCAGATGATGGTGCAGGCCAACAGCATGCGCATCATGCAAATCCTGGCCGATGCCACCAACATCATTTCCGAGGGCGAGGTCCTGCAGCTGCTGAACATGCACGACCCCGACGTGACGGAGGAGCGCTACCTGCAGGTGATCCGCTACAAGACCGCCAAGCTGTTCGAGGCCGCCGCGCAGATCGGCGCGGTGCTCTCGGGCGCGGATGCCGCCACCGAAGAGGCCGCCGCAGAATACGGCCGCCGCATTGGCACCGCGTTCCAGATCGTCGATGACCTGCTCGACTACACCGCCACCGCCGACCAGATGGGCAAGAACGCCGGAGACGATTTGCGCGAAGGCAAGCCGACGCTGCCGCTTATCTATCTGCTACGCAACGGCACGGAAGAGCAACGTGCTCTGGTGCGCCAGGCCATCGAGCAAGGCGGCACCGAACATTTCGACGCGATCTTCGCTGCGATTCAAGCCTCGGGCGCGCTGGAATACACGCGCCAAGCCGCTGAACGCGAAGCCGCAGCCGCAGAAACTGCAGCAAATGCATTACCCCCTTCCCTTTTCCGCCAGACGCTGATAGACTTGTGTGCTTTCTCGCTGCAACGTCAGTCCTGACCAGCACGAGAACTACGAAGAAGCATCGGGGTGTAGCTTAGCCTGGTAGAGCGCTACGTTCGGGACGTAGAGGCCGGAGGTTCGAATCCTCTCACCCCGACCAGAAATTCCCTTGTCGATCAAGGACATCAAGCCCAGCAACTGCTGGGCTTTTTTGTTTCTGGACGTCCGCCTGCGGCAACGGCACGCGCAGCCGCCGCCCGCATTAGCGCGACAAACCCCTCTGTTATAGTGGGCGCCTTGCTTTTCTTCCGCTCCCACCTTGGACTCTTGGCCGCTCTGGGCACAAATCGGCGCCGTCGTGCTGCTGTTGTGCTGCTCCGCCTTCTTCTCGATTTCCGAAACCGCGATGATGGCGCTCAACCGCCATCGCCTGCGCCATCTCGCCAAGTCCAACGTCTCGGGCGCGCGCAATACCCAGCAGTTGTTGGGGAAGACCGACAAGCTGCTCTCGTTCATCCTGATCGGCAACAGTCTGATCAACACGGCCGTGCCGGTGCTGATCACCACCCTTGCCATCCACTACTTTGGCAATAGCGGGACGACACTGTCCATCGCCACGGCAGTGGTCGCTTTCCTCATCATCATTTTCTGCGAGATCGCACCCAAGATCGTCGGGGCAACCTACCCGGAGCGCATTGCGTTTCCGGCAAGCTTCGTCATTGCACCACTGCTGAAGATCACGATGCCGCTGGTGGCTGTGGTCAACGCCTTCGCCATGGGGGTGCTGCGCCTGGCACGCATCAACACGAAAGCCGCGCCGGAGCAACGCATGTCCACAGAGGAGCTGCGCACCCTGGTGCTGGAATCGGGCAACTTCATCCCGCATAAGCACCGCAGCATCCTGCTCAACCTGTTCGACCTTGACGCCATCACCGTCGACGACGTGATGACGCCGCGCGCCCGTGTCGAGTCACTCGACCTGTCGCGCCCGATTCACGAGGTGATCCAGCAACTGGAGACCTGCTATCACAACAAGTTGCCCGTGTTCGAGCAGGACAGCGACCAGGTCATTGGCATTCTGCACGTGCGCAAGGTGCTGTCGCTGCTGGGCGACACCGAGCTCACACATGACGACTTCCGTGCACTGCTGGTGCAGCCGTACTTCGTGCCGAGCGGCACGCCTGTGTTTCGGCAACTACAGTACTTTCAGGAAAACCGCCGCCGCATTGGCCTGATCGTCAACGAGTACGGCGACATGCTGGGGCTCGTGACGCTGGAAGACATCATCGAAGAGATGATTGGTGAGTTCACCACCACGCTGCCGAACGCCGGCAAGCTCGCCTGGGATGCCGAGGGCGCCTATCTTGCTGATGCGGGGATGTCGCTGCGCGACCTGAACCGGCGCCTGGGCCTGGCCCTGCCGATCGATGGCCCGAAGACGCTCAACGGGCTGGTACTCGAAGTGCTGGAAGAGATTCCCGAGGCGACGGTCAGCGTCAAGATTGCCGGGTGCGTGATGGACATCGTACAGATGGACAACCAATCGATCCGCACGGTGCGGCTGCACCGGCCGGCGGCGAGCAAGCGTAGCTGAGGCCACCCGCAAGACAGAAACGGGGCCAAAAACTTCAGTCCGGGCGGTTTTTTGCCGATGTGGCACAAATGCAAGCTGCGCTTTGATGTGCGCTTTACAAATCCAGGGGCGGTCGGCAAACTGCCCCGGTTCCGGGCACCACCCCCCACGAATGGGTGGGGTACCGGCTGCAAACATAGAACAAACTCGCCTTGGGGGGCGGGCGCACACGCAAGGCAGTGGGGCTGGGTGTGCGCTGAAATGGTCAGCGGCAGCCTGACGGACTGGACTCATGACACTCGGACTCGCTCTAGCACAGAGCCGGCGAATCGCGCCGACGCTACTCACCCAGTTGGAGCAGAGCGCGCGCGAAAAGCGCACGCAGCTGATCGACGAACTGGTGGGCAGCGGGATCATGAGCGCGCACGATCTGGCCGTGTTCGTGGCCGGCAAGTACCAGATGCCGCTGCTGGACTTGGCCCAGTACAAGCTCGACACCGTGCCGGCCGTACTGACGGCCAACAAGCACTTCGCCCAGATGCGCCTGTTGCCGCTGGGCCGCCGCGACAACCGCCTAATCCTGGCCACGTCCGACCCGAGCGACCCGAAACCGATCGAAGAGCTGCGCCAGAAGATGAACGTGGCGATCGAAACGGTCATCGTCGAGCACGACAAGCTGGTACGCCAGCTGAGCCTTGCCAACGAGGCGCCGGCCGAGATCAAGTCGCTCTTCCCCATGCAGGAAGCCAAGCAGATCGAGTACGACGCGGGCGCCGCTGCCGCCACGCGCCGCACCACCGCCGACGGCATCGACGATGCCCCCGTGGTGCGCTTCCTGCAGAAGCTCTTTACCGAAGCCCTGCTGCGCGGCGCATCGGACTTGCACTTCGAGCCGTTTGAAACGTTTTACCGCGTGCGCTTCCGCATCGACGGCATCCTTGCGCAGGTCGCGCAGCCGCCGCTGGATATCCGCGACAAGATTGCCACCCGCATCAAGGTGCTCTCGCGCCTGGACATCTCCGAGAAGCGTGTGCCGCAAGACGGCCGCATGAAGCTGCTCATCACCGTCCCGAAAGACAAGAAGGACAAGGACAACAAGGAAACGATCGAGCGCGCCATCGACTTCCGGGTGTCGACGCTGCCGACGCTGTTTGGCGAAAAGATCGTGATCCGGATTCTGGAGTCGTCCACCGAGCGGCTCGACATCGATCAGCTCGGCTATGAGCCCGAGCAGAAGCAGTTGCTGCTCGACGTGATCAAGCGCCCGTACGGCATGGTGCTGGTGACGGGTCCGACGGGTTCGGGCAAGACGGTGTCGCTGTACACCTTCCTGAACAAGCTGAACCAGGGCGACATCAATATTTCCACGGCCGAAGACCCGGCGGAAATCCAGTTGCCCGGTATCAACCAGGTCAATGTGAACGACAAGGCGGGGCTGACCTTCGCGGCGGCGCTCAAGTCGTTCCTGCGTCAGGATCCGGACATCATCATGGTCGGCGAAATCCGGGATCTGGAAACGGCGGACATCTCAATTAAGGCCGCACAGACCGGTCACTTGGTGTTCTCCACGCTGCACACCAACGATGCCCCGACCACGCTGACCCGCCTGATGAACATGGGCGTGGCGCCGTTCAATATCGCATCGTCGGTGCTGATGATCACGGCGCAACGTCTGGCGCGCCGGCTGTGCAAGGAATGCAAGAAACCGGGGCCACTGCCTAAGGAAACGCTACTCGACGCCGGCTTTACAGAGGCCGATCTCGACGGCTCGTGGCAACCGTATCACCCGGTCGGCTGCGAGACCTGCAACGGCAGCGGCTACAAGGGCCGGGTCGGCATCTATCAGGTCATGCCGATTACCGAGGCGATCCAGGAAATCATTCTCACGCACGGCACAGCGCTGCAGATCGCTGAGCAGGCGCGCAAGGAAGGCGTGCTGTCGCTGCGCGAATCGGGCCTGAGAAAAGTCAAGGCGGGGCAGACTTCCCTCGAGGAAGTGCTGGCCACGACGAACCAATAACCTTCTCGATCAATCGTTCCCATACCGGGGGGTAGGAACCAACCATGGCCACACGAGCACCTGCCGCCAACCGCGCGGCCGCCGCGCCCAAACGCACGGCCGGCAAGACCGCCACCACGAAGGCGCCCACGCAGTACATCTTCGAGTGGGAAGGCAAAGACCGCAAAGGCAAGATCTTCAAGGGCGAGATGCGCGCGGAGAGCATCACCGAAGTCAATGCCGTCCTGCGCAAGCAGGGCCTGTCGATCACGAAGTCCAAGCGCCGCCGCGCTGCCCGAGGCAAAAAGATCACGCCGAAGGACGTGGCGTACTTCACCCGCCAACTCTCGACCATGCTCAAGGCCGGCGTGCCGCTGCTGCAATCCGTCGACATCATTGCGAAGGGCCACGCCAACCCGAACTTCACGCAACTGCTGACGGAAATCCGTGCCGATATCGAGTCTGGCAGCAGCATGGCCGCCGCCTTCCGGCGCCATCCGAAGTACTTCGACACGCTGTACTGCAACCTGATCGACGCGGGTGAACAGGGCGGTATTCTCGACGCCCTGCTCGAGCGCCTGTCGATGTATATGGAAAAGTCGCTCGCACTGAAAGCGCAGATCAAGTCGGCCTTGATCTACCCGATCTCGGTGCTGACGGTGGCGTTTGCGGTGACGGTGGTGCTGATGATCTTCGTGGTGCCGTCGTTCAAGGGCGTGTTTTCCAGCTTTGGCGCGGATCTGCCGGCCCCGACACTTTTCGTGATCGCAATCTCGGACTTCTTCGTGAAGTGGTGGATTCCCATTGTGCTGGGCCCAGTCATCGGCATTGCACTATTCACACGCGCGTTCAAGAGGTCTGAGAACGTTCAGCGCTCCACGCATCGCTTCATTCTGAGAATACCCATCTTCGGCAACATCATCCGCAAGGCAACGATCGCACGGTGGACGCGCACGCTGGCTACCATGTTTGCCGCAGGCACACCGTTGGTGGAATCGATGGACTCCGTGGCTGGCGCTGCCGGCAACTGGATCTATCACGATGCCACCCTGGAGATCCAACAGGCGGTGCGCATTGGTACCAGCCTGACCAATGCCATGCAGGCCACCCACGTGTTCGACAACATGGTCCTGCAGATGACGCAGATCGGCGAAGAATCCGGCGCGCTGGACAATATGCTGCTCAAGGTGGCTGAGTTCTATGAACGCGAAGTGGATGATGCTGTCGCCAACATCTCTACCTTGATCGAGCCGATCATCATCGTCTTCCTGGGTGTGATGATCGGCGGTATGGTGGTGGCGATGTACCTGCCCATCTTCAAGCTTGGTACGGTGGTCTGACGCAATGCCTGATGTCTTTGTCATCCCCACGCTGGCACAACTGCCGGCGTGGTTTGTCATCGGGATGGGCGGGCTGGTTGGCCTGCTCGTCGGCAGCTTCCTCAACGTGGTGATCCACCGCCTGCCCCGCATGATCGAGCGCGAGGAGGCCAACTACATCGCCGAGTTGCGCGAGGAACCGCTCCCGCATCCTGACGCGTACAACCTGGTCGTGCCGCGCTCGGCCTGCCCTTCGTGCGGGCACCAGATCAAGGCCGTCGAAAACATCCCCGTGGTGAGCTGGCTGGCCCTGCGCGGTCGTTGCAGCGCCTGCAAGACGTCCATCTCGTGGCGCTATCCCGCGGTCGAACTGGTCACCGGCCTGCTTACGGGAGCCTGCTTCTGGCACTTTGGGCCAACCTGGGTGGCGGTGGCTTCGGCCGTGCTGCTGTGGTTCCTGGTCGCCGGCACGATGATCGACGCCGACACCCAACTGCTGCCCGACGCCATCACCCAGCCGTTGCTCTGGCTCGGGCTGGGCGTGAACCTGTTCAGCATGTTCGCGCACCTGCACGACGCAGTGATCGGCGCGATGGCGGGCTACCTCTTCCTGTGGTCGATCTACTGGGCCTACAAGCTGCTGCGCGGCCGTGAAGGCATGGGCTATGGAGACTTCAAGCTCATGGCCGCACTCGGCGCGTGGTTCGGCTGGCAGGCGTTGCCGCTGCTCGTGCTGCTGTCTTCGGTGGTGGGGTTGGTCTTCGGGCTGTTCCGCATGGCACGCGGCATCAGCAGCGAATCGCCTTTCTCGTTTGGGCCGTTCATTGCCGGCGCGGGCGTGATTGCCCTGCTGGCTGGCCCGCAGTTGATCGTGCTGACAGGGCTCTCTCCCCTGCTCGCGCCCTAGGGACGCCGCCAGCATGCGCGTAATCGGCCTGACCGGCGGCATTGGCAGCGGCAAGAGTTATGTGGCGGACCGCCTGGCTGAGCGCGGTGCCGCCATCGTCGACACCGACGCCATCGCCCACGAGATCAGCGCGCCGGGCGGCGCCGCCATTCCCAAGCTGGTCGAAGCCTTCGGCCCCGGCATCCTGCGTGCCGACGGTGCCATGGACCGCGACGCCATGCGCGCCCTCGCTTTCTCCGATGCAACAGCCAGGGCGCGGCTCGAGCAGATCACGCATCCGCTGATCCGGGAGATCGCCCTGTCACGTGGCGCAGCCGCGCAGGCATCGGAGGCACATCCGTACCTTGTCTACGTCGTTCCGTTGCTGGTGGAATCGCTAGCCGGTCATCAAAGCTGGCGCGCGCTGGTCGACCGCATTCTGGTGGTCGACTGCCCCGTCGAAACCCAGATCGCCCGTGTGATCGCCCGCAATGGCCTGCCACGTACGCAAGTGGAGGCGATCATTGCCCGCCAGGCCTCGCGCGAAGCTCGCCTGGCTGCCGCCGACGACGTGATCGACAACAGCGGAACACTGGCCGACCTGCTCCCGCAGATCGACCGACTGGACCAAGCCTGGCGGACGAGTTGAAACCATCTGAAAGGCGGCTTCACACCCCTTTGCATTGTGATGCGCGAGGGTCTCGCATAGAATGCGGGCAGATCGAAGCCAAACGGGCTTCGTGCCAGCCAAATCGGGCACCCAAGTTTTGATCCTGTACGAATATCCCTTCAACGAACGCATTCGAACGCTGCTGCGGCTCGAAGATCTGTTCGAGCGGCTGGATTTCTTTCTCGTGCAGGAACACCCGCTGCAGCACCATGTGGCGCTGACCACGCTGTTCGAGGTGGTCGACGTGGCCGGTCGCGCCGACCTCAAATCCGACCTGCTCAAAGAACTCGATCGCCAGCGCCAGACGCTCACCGCGCTGCGCGCCAATCCGCAGATCGACCAGGACGCGCTCGACGCCGTTATCAGCGAGTTGGAAACCGCCTCGGGCAACCTCACCGCCACACACGGCAAGGCCGGGCAGCTCATCGCCGACAACGAGTGGCTGACGAGCATCCGCAGCCGCGCCATCATCCCGGGCGGTACGTGCGAATTTGATCTGCCGGCGTATTTTGCATGGCAGCATCACCCCGCCGAGCGCCGTCGCGCCGACATCATCAAATGGGCCCAGCCCCTGGTACCGCTGCGCGATGCCACGATGATCGTGCTGCGCCTGCTGCGCGAATCTGGCCAGAGTGGCAAGGTGATTGCTAACGCCGGTAGTTATCAGCAGATGCTGTCGGGCCGCGTGTACCAGCTCATGCAGGTGCGCCTGGATGAGTCGGCGCTGGGCTTCATTCCCGAGATCAGCGCCAACAAGTACATGCTCTGGGTGCGCTTCACACAGCAGGATGGTGACCTGCGCCCCAAGCCGGTCGACGCGGATATCCCGTTCCAGCTGAAGCTCTGCAATTTCTGAGCCGCGCCATGAATGTGAAGACCGTCAAATGCCCAACCTGCGGCAAGCCGGTGCCTTGGGTGCCGGAGAGCCGCTATCGCCCCTTCTGCTCCGAGCGCTGCAAACAGATCGACCTCGGCGCCTGGGCTGCCGAGCAGTACACGATTCCTGTGGTAGAAGATGACGACCTACCGCCCGAAACTCCGGGCGGTGATCCGAGCGGCAAGCTCAACTAGCCGTCGCTTCTTCGCGCATCCATTCGAACACGGGCAGCGTCGCCGGCAACACCGGATCGACGCTGATCGGCAGCGTCTGCCAGGCGAAATCCTGGCCTTCCAGCGCACGCAGCGTGCCTTCCCACGCCGTGACCTTGCAGAAGTGCAGCCGCACGTAGGCGTGTGGGTAATCGTGCTCGATGGTGTGCCACGGCACGCAGGTGCGCAGCGTGACATCCAGCTCTTCCTTCAGCTCGCGTGTGAGCGCAGCCTCCACGGATTCGCCCGCTTCCAGCTTGCCGCCAGGAAACTCCCAGTAGCCCGCATACGGCTTGCCCTCGGGGCGCTGCGCCAGCAGGAACTGGCCGTCCGGTTGCACGAGCACGCCGACGGCGACTTCGGTGATCTTGCGACCGTCGGGCGTGTGGGTTGGCACACCCTTCGGCGGCACTTGCGTCAGGTTGTCAGTCGACATGCTGCCGCCCATGCTTGCCACCCCAGTCGCGGGCAAACTGCCATGCCACACGGCCCGAACGCGAGCCGCGCTCCAGCGCCCACACCAGCGCATCGCCACGGGCAGCGGCGATGTCCTCATCGCTGCAGCCGAAGTGTTTGAGCCAGTGGCCGACGATGGTCAGGTATTCGTCCTGCTTGGGCGGATAGAACGACAGCCACAGCCCGAAGCGTTCCGACAACGAGATCTTCTCTTCCACCACTTCACCCGGATGGATCTCGCCGTCCGATGTGTGCTGGTAAGTCTCGTTGTCCTTCATGTACTCGGGCAGTAGATGGCGCCGGTTGGACGTGGCGTAGATCAGCACGTTGTCCGACTGTGTGGCCACCGAGCCATCCAGCGCGGACTTCAGCGCCTTGTAGCCCGATTCTCCTTCTTCGAACGAGAGGTCGTCGCAGAAGATCGCGAAGCGCTCGGGGCGCTGCGCGAGTTGCTCGACGATATCGCCCAGGTCGGCCAGGTCATCCTTGTCGACTTCGACCAGGCGCAGGCCTTCCTTCACGAACGCGTTCAGGCACGCCTTGATGAGCGACGACTTGCCGGTGCCGCGCGCGCCCGTGAGCAGCACGTTGTTGGCCGGCAGCTTGCTTACGAACTGGCGCGTGTTGGCGACG contains these protein-coding regions:
- a CDS encoding A24 family peptidase yields the protein MPDVFVIPTLAQLPAWFVIGMGGLVGLLVGSFLNVVIHRLPRMIEREEANYIAELREEPLPHPDAYNLVVPRSACPSCGHQIKAVENIPVVSWLALRGRCSACKTSISWRYPAVELVTGLLTGACFWHFGPTWVAVASAVLLWFLVAGTMIDADTQLLPDAITQPLLWLGLGVNLFSMFAHLHDAVIGAMAGYLFLWSIYWAYKLLRGREGMGYGDFKLMAALGAWFGWQALPLLVLLSSVVGLVFGLFRMARGISSESPFSFGPFIAGAGVIALLAGPQLIVLTGLSPLLAP
- the coaE gene encoding dephospho-CoA kinase (Dephospho-CoA kinase (CoaE) performs the final step in coenzyme A biosynthesis.) gives rise to the protein MRVIGLTGGIGSGKSYVADRLAERGAAIVDTDAIAHEISAPGGAAIPKLVEAFGPGILRADGAMDRDAMRALAFSDATARARLEQITHPLIREIALSRGAAAQASEAHPYLVYVVPLLVESLAGHQSWRALVDRILVVDCPVETQIARVIARNGLPRTQVEAIIARQASREARLAAADDVIDNSGTLADLLPQIDRLDQAWRTS
- the zapD gene encoding cell division protein ZapD, which produces MILYEYPFNERIRTLLRLEDLFERLDFFLVQEHPLQHHVALTTLFEVVDVAGRADLKSDLLKELDRQRQTLTALRANPQIDQDALDAVISELETASGNLTATHGKAGQLIADNEWLTSIRSRAIIPGGTCEFDLPAYFAWQHHPAERRRADIIKWAQPLVPLRDATMIVLRLLRESGQSGKVIANAGSYQQMLSGRVYQLMQVRLDESALGFIPEISANKYMLWVRFTQQDGDLRPKPVDADIPFQLKLCNF
- the yacG gene encoding DNA gyrase inhibitor YacG — protein: MNVKTVKCPTCGKPVPWVPESRYRPFCSERCKQIDLGAWAAEQYTIPVVEDDDLPPETPGGDPSGKLN
- a CDS encoding NUDIX domain-containing protein; its protein translation is MGGSMSTDNLTQVPPKGVPTHTPDGRKITEVAVGVLVQPDGQFLLAQRPEGKPYAGYWEFPGGKLEAGESVEAALTRELKEELDVTLRTCVPWHTIEHDYPHAYVRLHFCKVTAWEGTLRALEGQDFAWQTLPISVDPVLPATLPVFEWMREEATAS
- a CDS encoding ATP-binding protein — translated: MSSDLSARLDRFLGRLEQWLPPELTEADWNEAVAFRWRKRQSLFGNIGYLSPIRQLPPIHLSDLHNIERQKDAIVANTRQFVSKLPANNVLLTGARGTGKSSLIKACLNAFVKEGLRLVEVDKDDLADLGDIVEQLAQRPERFAIFCDDLSFEEGESGYKALKSALDGSVATQSDNVLIYATSNRRHLLPEYMKDNETYQHTSDGEIHPGEVVEEKISLSERFGLWLSFYPPKQDEYLTIVGHWLKHFGCSDEDIAAARGDALVWALERGSRSGRVAWQFARDWGGKHGRQHVD